The Fulvivirga ligni genome window below encodes:
- the rpmA gene encoding 50S ribosomal protein L27: MAHKKGAGSSKNGRESESKRLGVKIFGGQHAVAGNIIVRQRGTKHHPGQNVGIGKDHTLFALVDGTVTFKKGRNNRSFVSVEA; the protein is encoded by the coding sequence ATGGCACACAAAAAAGGAGCTGGTAGTTCTAAAAACGGTAGAGAGTCGGAAAGTAAACGACTTGGAGTTAAGATATTCGGTGGACAGCACGCAGTAGCTGGAAACATCATTGTAAGACAAAGAGGAACAAAGCATCACCCAGGACAAAATGTAGGTATCGGAAAAGATCATACATTATTTGCTCTTGTTGATGGTACTGTTACTTTCAAAAAAGGAAGAAACAACAGATCTTTCGTTTCTGTAGAAGCTTAA
- the rplU gene encoding 50S ribosomal protein L21: MYAIVDIAGKQFKVTKDQFVYAPKMEGEEGASVEFGNVLLFGDGDTIEVGAPLIDGAKVSGKILGHVKGDKVIVFKKKRRKGYKKKNGHRQEFTKIQIEDILGKSSKKSSKKKTEETKTEE, encoded by the coding sequence ATGTACGCAATAGTTGACATAGCCGGAAAGCAGTTCAAAGTAACAAAAGACCAATTCGTATACGCTCCGAAGATGGAGGGCGAAGAAGGCGCTTCCGTTGAGTTCGGTAACGTATTGTTATTTGGTGATGGCGATACAATCGAAGTAGGTGCACCCTTAATTGACGGTGCCAAAGTATCAGGAAAAATCCTGGGTCATGTAAAAGGTGACAAAGTAATCGTTTTCAAAAAGAAAAGAAGAAAAGGTTACAAGAAGAAAAATGGTCACCGTCAGGAGTTTACTAAGATCCAAATTGAAGACATCTTAGGAAAGAGCTCAAAGAAATCTTCTAAGAAGAAAACTGAAGAGACTAAAACTGAAGAATAG
- a CDS encoding ribonucleoside-diphosphate reductase small subunit codes for MSDFTNTQEEPILKENKNRFVLFPIQHDDIWEFYKKSEASFWTAEEIDLGQDLRDWNALNDGERHFISHVLAFFAASDGIVNENLAENFVAEVQYTEAKFFYGFQIAVENIHSETYSLLIDTYIKNPQEKDKLFNAIDTMDCVKRKADWALRWIDKGSFAERLIAFAAVEGIFFSGSFCSIFWLKKRGLMPGLSFSNELISRDEGLHCDFACLLYNNHVVNKLPKETVIEIIKDAVTIEKEFVTDALPVSLIGMNAELMCQYIEFVADRLLNELVGEKIYGASNPFDFMEMISLQGKTNFFEKRVGDYQKAGVMKKNDDDSPKFSLDEDF; via the coding sequence ATGAGTGATTTTACAAACACCCAGGAGGAACCTATTCTAAAGGAGAACAAAAACAGGTTTGTACTATTTCCTATTCAACATGACGATATATGGGAATTCTACAAAAAATCTGAAGCCAGTTTTTGGACTGCAGAAGAGATTGATCTGGGTCAGGATTTGAGGGATTGGAACGCCTTAAATGATGGAGAGCGTCACTTTATATCTCATGTATTGGCCTTTTTTGCTGCTAGCGATGGTATAGTAAATGAAAACCTGGCTGAGAACTTTGTAGCTGAAGTACAATATACTGAAGCCAAGTTCTTTTACGGTTTCCAGATAGCTGTTGAAAACATACACTCAGAAACCTATTCATTATTAATAGACACCTACATAAAAAATCCGCAGGAAAAAGATAAGCTGTTTAACGCAATAGATACCATGGATTGCGTTAAAAGAAAAGCTGACTGGGCCCTTAGATGGATTGATAAAGGAAGTTTTGCTGAAAGACTTATTGCTTTTGCTGCGGTTGAAGGTATTTTCTTCTCAGGTAGTTTCTGTTCTATATTCTGGTTAAAGAAAAGAGGTTTAATGCCAGGCCTGAGCTTCTCTAATGAGCTTATCTCTAGAGATGAGGGGCTACACTGCGATTTTGCCTGTTTACTTTATAATAACCATGTGGTAAACAAGCTGCCTAAAGAAACTGTTATTGAAATCATTAAGGACGCTGTAACCATTGAAAAAGAATTTGTTACAGATGCTCTTCCAGTTTCTTTAATAGGGATGAATGCCGAATTGATGTGCCAGTACATCGAGTTTGTGGCAGATAGACTTTTAAATGAGCTTGTAGGTGAAAAAATTTATGGAGCAAGTAACCCATTTGACTTCATGGAAATGATTTCTCTTCAAGGAAAAACAAACTTTTTCGAGAAAAGAGTGGGAGATTATCAGAAGGCGGGCGTGATGAAGAAGAATGATGACGATTCCCCTAAATTCTCATTAGACGAAGACTTTTAA
- a CDS encoding ribonucleoside-diphosphate reductase subunit alpha, with translation MLVIKRDGRRESVKFDKVTARIEKLCYGLDMNYIEPVDIAKKVINGIYDGVTTVELDNLAAETAASMTTKHPDFALLAARMAISNLHKVTSKSFSNTMKRLYTYVDPKTGENAPLISKEAYGVIKKNAALLDSSIIYDRDFNYDYFGFKTLERSYLMKVEGKIVERPQHMLMRVAVGIHMDDVDSIIETYNLLSEKWFTHATPTLFNAATPKPQLSSCFLLTVQDDSIDGIYDTLKQCAKISQSAGGIGLSIHNVRATGSYIKGTGGVSNGIVPMLRNFDMTARYVDQGGGKRKGSFAIYLEPWHADIFDFLDLKKNHGKEELRARDLFYALWISDLFMKRVENNEMWSLFCPNEAPGLADCYGEEFEKLYLKYEKEEKYRRQVKAQDLWFEILEAQIETGTPYMLYKDAANKKSNQKNLGIIKSSNLCTEIMEYTAPDEVAVCNLASIALPKFVAEDGTFDHQKLYDITKVITKNLNKVIDVNYYPVKEAEYSNLRHRPIGIGVQGLADTFLMLKMPFESEEARGLNKDIHETIYFAAMTASMELSKEHGPYETFKGSPVSKGIFQFDMWGVTPDSNRWDWNALKQEVKKNGVRNSLLLAPMPTASTSQILGNNECFEPYTSNIYTRRTLSGEFIVVNKHLMKDLIEIGLWDDSMKNRLIEANGSVQNISEIPQKIKERYKTVWEISQKAIIDMAADRGAFICQSQSMNVHIQDPNFGKLTSMHFYAWKKGLKTGMYYLRSKAAASAIQFTVDKSAKNEPVARNAEISEEQNRADMACSLDNPDACEACGS, from the coding sequence ATGCTAGTAATAAAAAGAGACGGAAGGCGTGAGTCCGTCAAATTTGATAAAGTCACTGCAAGAATTGAAAAACTATGCTACGGCCTTGATATGAATTATATTGAGCCGGTAGATATTGCCAAAAAGGTTATTAACGGAATTTATGACGGTGTTACCACTGTAGAGCTAGACAACCTGGCTGCTGAAACAGCTGCGTCTATGACTACAAAGCACCCTGATTTTGCTCTTCTTGCTGCAAGAATGGCTATCTCTAATCTTCATAAGGTAACTAGCAAGTCTTTCTCTAATACTATGAAGAGACTTTACACTTATGTAGATCCTAAAACCGGAGAAAATGCTCCGTTGATATCTAAAGAAGCGTATGGGGTTATTAAGAAAAATGCTGCTTTATTAGATTCATCGATAATATACGATCGGGATTTCAACTACGATTATTTCGGGTTTAAAACATTAGAAAGATCTTACCTAATGAAAGTAGAGGGTAAGATTGTGGAAAGACCACAGCATATGCTTATGAGGGTGGCTGTAGGTATTCATATGGATGATGTTGATTCTATCATTGAAACCTACAATTTATTAAGTGAAAAATGGTTTACTCACGCTACACCAACACTTTTTAACGCAGCTACTCCTAAGCCACAATTATCTTCTTGTTTCCTATTAACTGTACAGGACGATAGTATTGATGGTATTTATGATACACTTAAACAATGTGCAAAGATTTCGCAGTCTGCCGGGGGTATTGGTTTAAGTATTCATAACGTAAGAGCTACAGGATCATACATTAAAGGTACAGGTGGAGTTTCTAACGGTATAGTTCCTATGCTTAGAAACTTTGACATGACTGCCAGATATGTCGATCAGGGTGGTGGTAAGAGAAAAGGAAGTTTTGCCATCTACTTAGAGCCATGGCATGCTGATATCTTCGATTTCCTTGATCTTAAGAAAAACCATGGTAAAGAAGAGCTTAGAGCTCGTGACCTTTTCTACGCGCTTTGGATCTCCGATCTATTCATGAAGAGAGTAGAGAATAACGAAATGTGGTCATTATTCTGCCCTAACGAAGCTCCAGGATTAGCTGATTGCTACGGAGAAGAGTTTGAAAAGCTTTACTTAAAGTATGAGAAAGAAGAGAAATACAGAAGACAAGTAAAAGCTCAGGACCTATGGTTCGAAATTCTTGAGGCACAAATAGAGACTGGTACTCCTTATATGCTATATAAAGATGCTGCCAACAAGAAGTCTAACCAAAAGAACTTAGGTATTATCAAGTCTAGTAACTTGTGTACTGAAATTATGGAATACACTGCTCCTGATGAAGTAGCTGTGTGTAACCTGGCTTCAATAGCTCTACCTAAGTTTGTTGCAGAAGATGGTACTTTCGATCATCAGAAGCTATATGATATCACAAAGGTGATCACCAAAAACCTGAACAAGGTAATTGATGTGAACTACTACCCTGTGAAAGAAGCTGAGTACTCTAACTTAAGACACAGACCTATCGGTATTGGTGTTCAAGGTTTGGCAGATACTTTCTTAATGTTAAAAATGCCTTTTGAATCTGAAGAAGCAAGAGGTCTTAACAAAGACATTCATGAAACTATCTACTTTGCTGCTATGACTGCTTCTATGGAGCTTTCTAAAGAGCACGGCCCATATGAAACATTCAAAGGATCTCCGGTATCTAAAGGTATCTTCCAGTTCGATATGTGGGGTGTAACTCCAGACTCTAACCGTTGGGATTGGAATGCATTGAAGCAAGAAGTGAAAAAGAATGGTGTGAGAAACTCATTACTTTTAGCTCCTATGCCTACAGCTTCTACTTCTCAGATCTTAGGAAACAATGAGTGCTTTGAGCCTTATACTTCTAACATCTACACTAGAAGAACATTATCAGGAGAGTTCATTGTAGTGAACAAGCACCTAATGAAAGATTTAATTGAAATTGGCCTTTGGGATGATTCAATGAAAAACAGACTGATCGAGGCTAACGGATCAGTTCAAAATATATCTGAGATTCCTCAAAAAATTAAAGAACGTTATAAAACGGTTTGGGAAATCTCTCAGAAAGCAATTATTGATATGGCTGCAGACAGAGGAGCATTCATCTGTCAGAGTCAGAGTATGAACGTTCATATTCAAGATCCTAACTTCGGAAAACTTACTTCAATGCACTTCTATGCATGGAAAAAAGGTCTGAAAACAGGTATGTATTATTTAAGGTCTAAAGCTGCTGCATCAGCTATCCAGTTTACTGTAGATAAGTCTGCCAAGAACGAACCAGTAGCTAGAAATGCTGAGATTAGCGAAGAGCAAAATCGTGCAGATATGGCCTGTTCACTAGATAACCCTGATGCATGCGAGGCATGTGGAAGTTAA
- a CDS encoding S9 family peptidase, which produces MMRKLLLAFSALLLVSTAFAQKEITIADIYQKGTFSQRSVYGINWMNDGRYYSAQEGNDIVKYDVTTGNKVSTILNGNDLSPSINFRGYTFSDAMDKILLMTERESIYRRSYKAEFYVYDMNSKELVKLSKNGKQSYATFSPDGSKVAFARDNNLFYVTLSDMSEVQITNDGEFNHIINGSTDWVYEEELSFTRAFEWSGNGKEIFFLTFDESGVKEYNMQVWHNGQLYPEDYRFKYPKAGEDNSKIKAQIYQLDSKKLTPVNLKGADEEFYIARIKHTKDPQTLSLIRLNRLQNKIDLLHLNMTDGSVKEVLSEKYDTYVDIDFVDELTYLQDGKRFIWASEKDGFKHLYLYSTDGKLINQITKGEWEALYIEGVSEKGKKATVYYTSNEGSPLEKYFYSIDISGKGKKKLTEAKGVHSINMSNDEKYYIDYYSNSTTPLVVTLFQTNGNKKIKVLEDNAKLKETVAEYHLTTKEFFTYKTVDGTELNGYLLKPESFDASKEHPVLIFQYSGPGSQNVFNSWDGGNYIWHEMLTQKGYIVAVIDTRGTGGRGADFKKITYKQLGKYEVQDHIEGAKYLGSLPYIDADRIGIWGWSYGGYMSSLAILKGNDVFKAAIAVAPVTNWRYYDTIYTERYMDTPQNNASGYDDNSPTTYADRLEGNFLLIHGTGDDNVHFQNAVALQNALIRNGKQFDSFYYPDRTHGIYRDNARVHLFTMMTNWITENL; this is translated from the coding sequence ATGATGAGAAAATTATTACTGGCCTTCAGTGCGCTGCTCCTGGTAAGCACTGCTTTTGCTCAGAAAGAAATTACCATTGCCGATATTTATCAAAAAGGAACCTTCTCGCAAAGAAGTGTTTACGGCATTAACTGGATGAACGATGGCCGCTACTACAGCGCCCAGGAAGGTAATGACATCGTAAAATATGATGTAACTACCGGAAATAAAGTGTCTACCATTCTTAATGGAAATGACTTAAGCCCATCTATCAACTTTAGAGGCTATACTTTTAGTGATGCTATGGATAAAATCCTTCTAATGACTGAGAGGGAGAGCATCTACAGAAGATCATATAAAGCAGAGTTTTATGTATATGATATGAATTCTAAGGAGCTGGTAAAGCTTTCTAAAAACGGAAAGCAGTCATACGCTACTTTCTCTCCTGACGGTAGTAAGGTAGCCTTTGCCAGAGATAATAACTTGTTTTATGTGACACTCAGCGATATGAGCGAGGTGCAAATCACTAATGATGGCGAGTTTAACCACATCATTAACGGAAGCACTGACTGGGTTTATGAAGAAGAACTTTCATTTACCAGAGCTTTTGAATGGTCAGGAAACGGAAAAGAAATTTTCTTCCTTACTTTTGATGAGAGTGGCGTGAAAGAATACAATATGCAGGTTTGGCATAATGGCCAACTTTACCCTGAGGATTACCGCTTTAAATATCCTAAAGCAGGAGAAGATAACAGTAAAATTAAAGCTCAGATCTATCAGCTAGATAGCAAGAAGCTTACCCCTGTAAACCTTAAAGGCGCAGATGAAGAATTTTACATTGCCAGAATTAAGCACACCAAAGATCCGCAGACATTATCTCTCATCAGACTGAACAGATTACAAAATAAAATTGATCTGCTTCATTTAAACATGACTGACGGATCAGTAAAAGAAGTGCTATCAGAAAAGTATGACACCTATGTAGATATCGACTTTGTAGATGAGCTTACTTACTTACAGGATGGAAAGCGATTCATTTGGGCTAGTGAGAAAGATGGATTCAAGCACCTTTATTTATACTCTACTGATGGCAAACTGATCAACCAGATTACTAAAGGAGAGTGGGAAGCACTTTATATCGAAGGTGTGTCTGAAAAAGGCAAAAAAGCCACTGTTTATTATACTTCCAATGAAGGTTCACCACTAGAGAAATACTTCTACTCTATTGATATTTCAGGAAAAGGAAAGAAAAAACTCACCGAAGCAAAGGGTGTGCACAGCATCAATATGAGTAATGATGAAAAGTATTATATCGATTATTACTCAAATTCTACTACTCCACTTGTAGTTACTCTTTTTCAAACTAACGGTAACAAGAAAATTAAGGTATTAGAAGATAATGCCAAGCTGAAAGAAACTGTAGCTGAGTATCATCTTACCACTAAGGAGTTCTTTACTTATAAAACAGTAGATGGTACTGAACTTAATGGCTACCTATTAAAACCTGAAAGCTTCGATGCTAGTAAAGAACACCCTGTTTTAATTTTCCAGTATAGCGGCCCTGGTTCTCAAAATGTGTTCAATTCTTGGGATGGTGGCAACTACATTTGGCATGAAATGCTAACACAAAAAGGCTATATAGTAGCTGTGATCGATACCAGAGGTACTGGCGGTCGTGGTGCTGATTTCAAAAAGATCACTTACAAGCAGCTTGGGAAGTATGAGGTGCAAGATCACATAGAAGGTGCGAAATACCTTGGAAGCCTGCCTTACATAGATGCCGATAGAATCGGAATTTGGGGCTGGAGTTACGGTGGTTATATGAGTTCATTGGCCATACTTAAAGGTAACGATGTATTCAAAGCCGCTATAGCGGTAGCACCAGTAACTAACTGGAGATATTATGACACTATCTATACTGAGAGATACATGGATACTCCGCAAAACAATGCATCAGGTTATGATGATAATTCACCAACTACCTATGCAGATCGCCTGGAAGGTAATTTCTTACTTATCCATGGCACGGGTGATGACAATGTACATTTCCAGAATGCAGTGGCCCTGCAAAATGCATTAATCCGTAATGGAAAGCAGTTTGATTCATTCTATTATCCTGACAGAACTCACGGAATTTACAGAGATAATGCTCGTGTGCATTTATTCACTATGATGACTAACTGGATTACAGAAAATCTTTAA
- the thpR gene encoding RNA 2',3'-cyclic phosphodiesterase, with amino-acid sequence MADLSIYFIAIIPPEPIKEYAQELKEYFAANYNSKAALKSPPHITLHMPFKWKEEKEHKLLEALDLIPPQNQAFELTLENFGAFEPRVIYMGVEKSPELVSLYKSINEVMKKELHIFNADYKNRGYHPHLTLAFRDLKKAVFPEAWEEFKNRSYQEKFMVEGFHLLKHNGKNWDEYKKISLS; translated from the coding sequence ATGGCAGATCTTTCCATATACTTTATTGCCATTATCCCTCCTGAACCAATAAAGGAGTATGCGCAAGAGTTGAAAGAGTATTTTGCTGCTAATTATAACTCTAAAGCTGCTCTTAAATCCCCGCCGCACATTACGCTACATATGCCTTTTAAATGGAAAGAAGAAAAAGAGCATAAACTCTTAGAAGCACTTGATCTAATACCGCCTCAAAATCAAGCATTTGAGCTGACTTTAGAAAATTTTGGAGCTTTTGAACCCCGAGTAATTTACATGGGAGTAGAAAAAAGTCCTGAATTAGTTTCCCTCTATAAAAGCATTAATGAAGTGATGAAGAAAGAGCTTCATATTTTTAATGCTGATTATAAAAATCGTGGCTACCATCCGCACCTTACGCTGGCTTTTAGAGATCTTAAAAAAGCGGTTTTCCCAGAGGCCTGGGAAGAGTTTAAAAATAGATCTTACCAAGAAAAATTTATGGTAGAAGGCTTTCATTTGCTGAAACACAACGGCAAAAACTGGGATGAATACAAAAAAATATCGCTTTCTTAA
- a CDS encoding RNA polymerase sigma factor: MEPGDKEILEGLKEGNEKVLTSLYRDYRGEFLHWSYKNLSLSEDEAADVFQDAVVTFYYNAKSGKVTELQSSAKTYLFAIGKNLALKKLKRDSRMVTTDHTIQGGQEQKYERDIFEASERQKIVADMIKSMGEPCKSILRMFYFDRYTMDSIASRLDYKNEHVVKSQKLRCFNQLKKMITERFDVEDL, from the coding sequence TTGGAGCCAGGAGACAAGGAGATACTAGAAGGTCTAAAAGAAGGTAATGAAAAAGTGCTTACTTCTCTGTATAGAGATTACAGAGGAGAATTTCTTCATTGGAGCTATAAGAACCTTAGCTTGTCAGAAGATGAGGCGGCTGATGTTTTTCAGGATGCCGTTGTCACCTTTTACTATAATGCTAAGAGTGGAAAAGTAACTGAACTACAAAGCTCTGCGAAAACCTACCTTTTTGCGATCGGTAAAAATCTGGCTCTAAAGAAACTAAAACGTGACTCGCGAATGGTAACAACTGATCACACCATCCAAGGGGGCCAGGAGCAAAAGTATGAACGAGATATTTTTGAAGCTTCTGAAAGACAAAAAATAGTGGCCGATATGATTAAGAGTATGGGCGAACCATGTAAGTCTATTCTCAGAATGTTTTACTTTGACCGGTATACTATGGATTCTATTGCCTCCCGTCTGGACTACAAGAATGAACATGTAGTAAAGTCTCAAAAGCTACGATGCTTTAACCAGCTAAAGAAAATGATTACTGAAAGATTTGACGTGGAGGACCTATGA
- a CDS encoding tetratricopeptide repeat protein, producing the protein MEKNYNDQIDQYLRGELSSEDESAFLAEVNSSAELKSELELAQDIQKGIELDALYSAKSLLAAEEVKLKKPEAPSSSSNNWWWKAAASLVLICSVLYFFLGQSADMQELYSQSYSPYPNIVNPVNRSSSDQPKDWPEAYEAKKYAQVINVLDEKLKADPDSDVYLFYLAQSHLALGSADEAITHLEKIKSDSKFYEPAQWYVALSYLKQDNSDKAEEKLNQIKDSDSAYAMRAEKLLNSL; encoded by the coding sequence ATGGAGAAGAACTATAATGACCAAATCGATCAGTATCTCAGAGGCGAACTTTCGTCTGAGGATGAAAGCGCTTTTTTAGCAGAGGTAAACTCATCAGCAGAGCTAAAATCTGAACTTGAATTAGCTCAGGATATTCAAAAAGGGATAGAGTTAGATGCTCTTTATTCGGCCAAATCTTTATTGGCAGCTGAAGAGGTAAAACTAAAAAAGCCTGAGGCTCCATCATCATCGTCTAACAACTGGTGGTGGAAGGCTGCAGCTTCTCTTGTGTTAATCTGTAGTGTGCTATATTTCTTTTTAGGACAGTCAGCAGATATGCAGGAGCTTTACAGCCAGAGCTACTCCCCATATCCTAACATAGTTAATCCTGTTAATCGCTCGTCATCAGATCAGCCTAAAGATTGGCCTGAAGCTTATGAAGCCAAAAAATATGCACAGGTAATAAATGTGTTAGATGAAAAGCTAAAAGCTGACCCTGATAGCGACGTATACCTATTCTACCTGGCACAATCGCACCTGGCGCTGGGCAGTGCTGATGAGGCCATCACACATCTGGAGAAAATAAAGAGCGATTCTAAATTTTATGAGCCCGCTCAATGGTACGTGGCACTCTCATATTTAAAGCAAGATAACTCTGATAAAGCAGAAGAGAAGTTAAATCAGATAAAGGACTCTGATAGTGCCTATGCTATGAGGGCAGAGAAATTGCTGAATTCGCTTTAA
- a CDS encoding outer membrane beta-barrel protein, translating into MKKQIFTLFVILAAFTFINQEAKAQIRAGAQLVYGTEAESPGLGLNGEYQFTESWAASVSFNYFFPRDLGYYDLKWFEVNLNAQYHFDVETVKPYALAGLNITTISLPYNYYDVYGSNSSNTEIGLNLGAGANIDLGSKFMPFAELRYVISDADQLVLGAGVKYIIKE; encoded by the coding sequence ATGAAAAAACAGATTTTTACCCTTTTTGTAATTCTCGCTGCCTTTACCTTCATCAATCAAGAGGCGAAAGCGCAAATAAGAGCAGGTGCACAGCTCGTGTATGGTACTGAGGCCGAATCTCCTGGTCTTGGATTAAATGGAGAATACCAGTTTACTGAGAGCTGGGCTGCCAGCGTAAGTTTTAATTACTTTTTCCCAAGAGACCTTGGCTACTATGACCTTAAATGGTTTGAAGTAAACTTGAATGCTCAGTATCATTTTGATGTGGAAACCGTAAAGCCATACGCTCTGGCTGGGCTTAACATTACTACCATATCTCTGCCATATAATTACTATGATGTATACGGATCTAATAGTTCAAATACAGAGATTGGTCTTAACCTGGGTGCAGGAGCTAATATTGATTTGGGTAGTAAATTTATGCCTTTTGCAGAGCTTAGATATGTAATCAGCGATGCTGACCAGCTGGTGTTGGGGGCAGGTGTTAAATATATTATTAAAGAATAA
- a CDS encoding DUF6702 family protein: MLKYLMLVVVFVGSSWVHPMHVSVCEINFNQKDHSLEFTHHIFIDDLEKSFRQSFNKPYLDINNPDVGKTTDELVAAYMKKHFKVTVNGKSALPKYLGHEVENDAIYTYMELDGVKTLSSIRIFNDVLTEVYDDQVNLVHVEIGEDISSMKLTPQRKIDELKF, translated from the coding sequence ATGCTGAAGTATTTAATGTTAGTGGTTGTGTTTGTAGGATCTTCGTGGGTACACCCAATGCATGTGAGTGTTTGTGAGATAAATTTTAACCAAAAGGATCATTCCTTAGAATTTACTCATCATATTTTTATTGACGACCTGGAAAAATCATTCCGCCAGTCATTTAACAAGCCATATTTAGATATCAACAACCCTGATGTAGGCAAAACTACCGATGAGCTTGTTGCGGCTTATATGAAAAAGCACTTTAAGGTAACGGTAAATGGTAAAAGTGCCCTACCCAAATATCTGGGCCACGAAGTAGAGAATGATGCTATTTATACTTACATGGAGCTAGACGGTGTTAAGACCTTGAGCTCTATAAGAATATTTAACGATGTGCTTACTGAAGTTTATGATGATCAGGTAAACCTAGTGCATGTAGAAATAGGAGAAGATATCAGCAGCATGAAGCTTACACCGCAGAGAAAAATTGATGAACTAAAGTTTTAG
- a CDS encoding HupE/UreJ family protein, giving the protein MSQFQIYFEFGLDHILDIEAYDHISFIIALCAIYLLEDWKKVLVLVTAFTIGHSITLALSTLEILNFDPPIIEFLITLTIFLTALSNILKKERSLSQRKIQVNYLLALFFGLIHGLAYSYSLKSLLGSSRNIVSQLFAFNIGLEVGQIIVVAIFLLITFIFVDLIGVNKRDWRIVISSAVAGVALKLMFETKFW; this is encoded by the coding sequence ATGTCTCAATTTCAAATATATTTTGAATTTGGTCTAGATCATATCCTTGATATTGAAGCCTACGATCATATTTCATTTATTATTGCACTCTGTGCTATTTATCTACTGGAAGATTGGAAAAAAGTATTGGTTTTGGTAACAGCCTTTACTATTGGTCATTCTATCACACTAGCACTTTCTACATTAGAAATACTCAATTTTGATCCACCAATAATTGAATTCCTTATTACTCTAACTATATTTTTAACCGCTTTGAGTAATATTTTGAAAAAGGAAAGAAGTCTATCTCAAAGGAAAATTCAAGTCAATTACTTATTAGCTCTGTTTTTTGGCCTGATACATGGCTTGGCATATTCCTATTCCCTTAAAAGTCTTCTTGGAAGTAGCAGAAATATAGTATCACAGTTATTTGCCTTTAATATAGGCCTGGAGGTCGGTCAAATAATTGTGGTTGCCATTTTCCTGCTAATTACTTTTATATTCGTAGATCTCATAGGTGTGAATAAAAGAGATTGGCGAATAGTCATTTCATCAGCAGTGGCTGGAGTCGCATTAAAATTAATGTTCGAAACAAAATTTTGGTAA